The following are from one region of the Sorghum bicolor cultivar BTx623 chromosome 2, Sorghum_bicolor_NCBIv3, whole genome shotgun sequence genome:
- the LOC8063500 gene encoding uncharacterized protein LOC8063500 has translation MHVPAPHLLPAPPKPHYHAALRFTVSASAAPASPAAARKAVIVGGGLAGLAAATHLTSLSVPFTLVEASDRLGGRVATDVVDGYRLDRGFQIFLTAYPECRRLLDFPALRLRPFYPGALVFVGAGEPFYLLSDPFRLPLRSLSAVFSPVGTLSDKVLVGLTRLRAAATPDDVILSAPETTTGEHLAELGFSSSIVERFLRPFLAGIFFDPALDTSSRLFELVFKRLALGDNALPEDGIGAIAAQLAARLPAGSVRLNTRAVAIDQSGVTLDTGETIPGDLGVIVAVEQPQAEKLLPQLPTQEKAKKSERSTVCVYFSTDRAPVQDPILLLNGSGKGIVNNMFFATNVAPSYAPAGKVLVSVSLVGSFADREDADLADEVVRELGGWFSPAEVASWTHLRTYRIGFAQPDQTPPTTPAGRDPRVGDGLYVCGDHWCSATFDGALVSGRRAAEALAMDRGLFSSS, from the coding sequence ATGCACGTCCCCGCGCCCCACCTCCTCCCCGCGCCGCCCAAGCCTCACTACCATGCCGCGCTCCGCTTCACCGTGTCCGCGTCCGCCGCGCCGGCGAGCCCCGCGGCCGCCCGCAAGGCCGTCATTGTCGGCGGCGGGCTCGCGGGCCTCGCCGCGGCGACGCACCTGACGTCGCTCTCCGTGCCGTTCACGCTCGTCGAGGCCTCGGACCGCCTCGGCGGCCGCGTCGCCACCGACGTGGTGGACGGGTACCGCCTGGACAGGGGCTTCCAGATCTTCCTCACCGCGTACCCGGAGTGCCGGCGCCTCCTCGACTTCCCCGCGCTCAGGCTCCGGCCGTTCTACCCCGGCGCGCTCGTCTTCGTCGGCGCCGGGGAGCCGTTCTACCTGCTCTCCGACCCGTTCCGCCTCCCACTGCGTTCCCTCTCCGCGGTGTTCTCCCCCGTGGGCACCCTCTCCGACAAGGTCCTCGTCGGGCTCACGCGCCTCCGCGCGGCCGCCACACCGGACGACGTCATTCTCTCGGCGCCGGAGACGACCACGGGGGAGCACTTGGCGGAGCTCGGGTTCTCGTCCTCCATCGTGGAGCGGTTTCTGCGGCCGTTCCTCGCCGGGATATTCTTCGACCCGGCGCTCGACACGTCGTCCCGCCTCTTCGAGCTCGTGTTCAAGCGCCTCGCTCTGGGCGACAACGCCCTGCCGGAGGACGGCATCGGCGCCATCGCGGCGCAGCTCGCGGCTCGCCTGCCTGCGGGCTCCGTCCGCCTCAACACCCGAGCCGTCGCCATCGACCAGTCCGGAGTGACGCTGGACACCGGCGAAACCATCCCCGGCGACCTCGGCGTCATCGTCGCTGTCGAGCAGCCACAGGCCGAGAAGCTGCTGCCGCAGCTACCAACTCAAGAAAAGGCCAAGAAATCGGAGAGGAGCACCGTGTGCGTCTACTTCTCCACCGACCGGGCGCCGGTCCAGGATCCCATCCTGCTGCTCAACGGGTCGGGCAAGGGGATCGTGAACAACATGTTCTTCGCCACCAACGTGGCGCCGTCGTACGCGCCGGCGGGCAAGGTGCTGGTGTCCGTGTCCCTCGTCGGCTCGTTCGCCGACAGGGAGGACGCCGATCTGGCCGACGAAGTGGTCCGTGAGCTCGGCGGGTGGTTCAGCCCCGCAGAGGTCGCGTCGTGGACGCACTTGAGGACGTATCGCATCGGGTTCGCGCAGCCGGACCAGACGCCGCCCACGACGCCGGCGGGGAGGGACCCGAGAGTGGGTGACGGATTGTACGTGT